The following proteins are encoded in a genomic region of Balaenoptera ricei isolate mBalRic1 chromosome 14, mBalRic1.hap2, whole genome shotgun sequence:
- the ADORA2A gene encoding LOW QUALITY PROTEIN: adenosine receptor A2a (The sequence of the model RefSeq protein was modified relative to this genomic sequence to represent the inferred CDS: deleted 1 base in 1 codon) produces MDRELAQPASLLTLPICSCANMGSSVYIMVELAIAVLAILGNVLVCWAVWLNSNLQNVTNYFVVSLAAADIAVGVLAIPFAITISTGFCAACHSCLFFACFVLVLTQSSIFSLLAIAIDRYIAIRIPLRYNGLVTGTRAKGIIAVCWVLSFAIGLTPMLGWNNCSQQEGRNHSQGCRVGQVACLFEDVVPMNYMVYYNFFACVLVPLLLMLGIYLRIFLAARRQLKQMESQPLPGERARSTLQKEVHAAKSLAIIVGLFALCWLPLHIINCFTFFCPKCSHAPPWLMYLTIILSHTNSVVNPFIYAYRIREFRQTFRKIIRSHILRQREPFKAGGTSARALAAHSSDAEQISLRLNGHPPGVWANGSAPQPERRPNGYTLGLVSGGSARESHRDTGLPDVKLLRQELKRERPESLGLEGPQAQDGAGVS; encoded by the exons ATGGACCGTGAGCTGGCCCAGCCTGCGTCCTTGCTAACCCTGCCCATCTGCAGCTGTGCC AACATGGGATCCTCGGTGTACATCATGGTGGAGCTGGCCATTGCTGTGCTGGCCATCCTGGGCAACGTGCTGGTGTGCTGGGCTGTGTGGCTGAACAGCAATCTGCAGAACGTCACCAACTACTTTGTGGTATCCCTGGCGGCGGCCGACATCGCCGTGGGGGTCCTTGCCATCCCTTTCGCCATAACCATCAGCACAGGGTTCTGTGCCGCCTGCCACAGCTGCCTCTTTTTCGCCTGCTTCGTTCTAGTCCTCACGCAGAGCTCCATCTTCAGCCTCCTGGCCATCGCCATTGACCGCTACATCGCCATCCGCATCCCACTCCG GTACAATGGCTTGGTGACAGGCACGagggccaagggcatcattgcaGTCTGCTGGGTGCTATCGTTTGCCATCGGCCTGACTCCCATGCTAGGCTGGAACAACTGCAGTCAGCAGGAGGGCAGAAACCACTCGCAGGGCTGCAGGGTGGGCCAGGTGGCCTGTCTCTTTGAGGACGTGGTCCCCATGAACTACATGGTGTACTACAACTTCTTTGCTTGTGTCCTGGTGCCCCTGCTGCTCATGCTGGGCATCTACTTGCGGATCTTCCTGGCGGCCCGGCGACAGTTGAAGCAGATGGAGAGCCAGCCTCTGCCGGGGGAGCGAGCTCGGTCCACGCTGCAGAAGGAGGTCCACGCTGCCAAGTCGCTGGCCATCATTGTGGGACTCTTCGCCCTCTGCTGGCTGCCCCTGCATATCATCAACTGCTTCACCTTCTTCTGTCCCAAGTGCAGCCATGCCCCACCCTGGCTCATGTACCTGACCATCATCCTCTCCCACACCAATTCCGTGGTGAATCCCTTCATCTATGCCTACCGCATCCGCGAGTTCCGCCAGACTTTCCGCAAGATCATTCGCAGCCACATCCTGAGGCAGCGGGAGCCCTTCAAAGCAGGTGGCACCAGTGCCCGGGCCCTGGCAGCTCACAGCAGCGACGCGGAGCAGATCAGCCTCCGCCTCAATGGCCACCCTCCCGGGGTGTGGGCCAACGGCAGTGCCCCCCAGCCTGAGCGGCGACCCAATGGCTACACCCTGGGGCTGGTGAGTGGAGGGAGTGCCCGTGAGTCCCACAGGGACACGGGCCTCCCAGACGTGAAGCTCCTCAGACAGGAGCTCAAGAGAGAGCGCCCAGAGTCCCTGGGCCTCGAGGGTCCCCAAGCCCAGGATGGAGCAGGAGTGTCCTGA